Proteins from a genomic interval of Helicoverpa zea isolate HzStark_Cry1AcR chromosome 31, ilHelZeax1.1, whole genome shotgun sequence:
- the LOC124645031 gene encoding uncharacterized protein LOC124645031, producing the protein MARYFPSKLGIDPDDSQEEIWEDIQFNREPKADRHLPPLRFTFDDGEPSTSTAVVPGPSQERQEPPTRPFKKTTNPKLIKRRRCTTPPPNNNETPAASTSSSIMEVEEVPKNTPEDSKTEDPDGPPARQRPRLHANEASASTSAGPAGLTRAQLEAEILLELRRRTVSDEMPPFEFDLPFDIVTDDEEEAEGDQPFVVGELESVTPAPPRRKRKPLSSDSENDPHCRRNKNKSVPCIYCHMWRHGIKAYRKKLRNAKSMLRIIKDMIKNRQDAMEKQ; encoded by the exons ATGGCGAGATATTTTCCGTCAAAACTGGGGATCGACCCAGACGACTCGCAAGAGGAGATATGGGAGGATATCCAATTTAACCGCGAGCCCAAAGCTGATCGCCACCTACCTCCACTGCGGTTTACTTTCGACGATGGTGAACCTAGCACGAGCACTGCGGTGGTGCCTGGGCCGTCGCAGGAGCGTCAAGAGCCCCCGACTCGACCTTTCAAAAAGACAACGAACCCCAAGTTGATTAAACGGCGCCGTTGCACGACGCCTCCGCCAAACAACAATGAAACTCCTGCTGCAAGTACAAGTTCAAGCATCATGGAGGTGGAAGAGGTTCCCAAAAATACTCCAG AGGATTCAAAAACCGAAGATCCCGATGGCCCACCGGCCCGCCAGCGACCCCGTCTCCATGCCAACGAGGCATCAGCATCTACATCGGCAGGCCCGGCCGGGCTCACGCGGGCCCAGCTTGAGGCAGAAATACTGCTGGAGCTACGACGTCGCACCGTCTCGGATGAGATGCCTCCGTTTGAATTCGATTTGCCGTTTGATATTGTTACTGACGACGAAGAAGAAGCAGAAGGAGACCAACCATTCGTCGTTGGTGAATTGGAATCAGTAACGCCAGCGCCGCCACGCAGGAAACGCAAACCACTGAGCTCGGATTCTGAga ACGATCCTCACTGCCGCCGCAATAAAAACAAGTCGGTGCCATGCATTTATTGCCACATGTGGCGCCACGG AATTAAGGCCTACAGGAAGAAATTGCGTAATGCAAAGTCGATGCTGCGCATCATAAAGGACATGATTAAGAACCGCCAGGATGCCATGGAGAAGCAGTGA